DNA sequence from the Leptolyngbya sp. SIO1E4 genome:
CCCAACCCTTGAAGATAGATGTTGGACAGTCCGATATTTCTTGACCTCCATGAAGTTAAAAACCTGAACGGTTCCTGGTAAACAAATTGAGTCAACCTCGCTTTGTGCCGATAAAACGGAAAGCGCATGTTCTTTGACCTCTTTAGCATCAGTAAACAGTTCACCCCTTAAGCGCTTATCTTCTTGTTGCTTTTCATCACGAGGTCTGGTTCCTGCTAGCGGATTAGTCACAACAGAACGATCTTGGTATACTTCCACAAGGGTTTCGGGACTAAATCCCACGGTACGGACATCTCCGAAGTCCAGACAGTAGGAGCGAGCCGCATTATTGACTTTTGCCCCAACCACATAGGTTCCCAAGAGATCTAAGTCGCCAGAGAGTCTAAAAGGACGGGAAATAATTGCCTTATGCAATTCACCTTTTTGGATTGCCTCAATTAAAGTCTTGATGTGGTTCTGATACTTTTCGCGATCAGTAAAATCAACCTCTACAGGAGTTGACACATAATGTGGCAGCTGACTATCTTTCAATAAAAGGCTGCGGATTTGGTCTAAAGACCTCGCACTCCTGATATAAACGCCCTCTTGTGTGAAGCGAAGTTCAGTCTCTGGAATCAAAAAATAGAGTAACTCTTGCTGGATTGCTTTGGAGTATGAAGAATAAAACCCAGCTACGTCAAACCCAACATAGCCATAGGCTGTCCAATTCTCAATGGGTAAAGATCCGAGTAACTCTCCAACTTGCCTAAAGGGATCACTAACTGGCTCGGAGTAAAACTCATCTACACTCGTGAGCGAAACGGTATCTTGGCTTACTGATACCTTAGCCAGCTCATTACCAGCGATGCGAACCTCATTTTTTTGTTCATACATCACATACTTAGAAAAAATACCTGCTCGCAGGAGATTCTGCAAGACAACAGTGGGCTCCCTTTGGCTTGATACAAAAGTTTCGTCATACTTTATTGCCGTCTTTAGCTCCATTACCACTGATCAGCTCCTTATGGATGATTAGTCAGTACTTGCGTAATAATTTACGGTGAACTTTTCCAGTTGAGGTTCGCGGTAGGTTTTCTAAAAAGTGAACCTTTTTCGGTGCCTTAAAATGAGGCAACTGCTGTTTAGCAAATTTACGAATGCCAGCCTCTAGCTCAGATGATGGTTCTTGCCCTGGTTTAAGGCTTACATAAGCAACAACCTGAGTTAACTGCTCACCACTATTAGATTCAGGTGCGACTGCAACTTCAGAAATCTGGGGATGCTGATATAAGATATCCTCAATCTCCATAGGCGATATCCACTGACCATTTACCTTAAAGAGGTCATCAGCTCGTCCCATAAACCTAAAATAACCATCAGAATCGCGCAGATACTTATCTCCGGTTCGCATACAGCTCCCATAGATAGCCTTCCGCGTTTCCTGGAGTCGATTCCAGTATCCCAGCATCAGACTCTCTCCACTCACCTGTAAATCGCCAATCTCACCAGGAGGACACAGAGAACCCTTTTCATCAACAACTTGAACCTCATACCCAGGAACAGGACAACCTGAGTAGCCTGGTTTACATTCTTCTAATCGGTTTGAGAGAAAAATATGCAAAAACTCAGTTGTTCCAATCCCCTCACAAATTTCTTGGTCGTAACGCTTCAACCACTTTTGCCAGATACTTTTAGGCATTTGCTCGGCTGCAGACACACATAAGCGTAGAGAAGATGCATCTAGAGGAGAGATATCATCTAAAGCAAGAATATCTGCATAGGCGCTGGGAATGCCAAATAAAACCGTTGGCCGATAGCGCTGGATGTCGGCAATAATATCAAAAGCATTGCTAGCATCAGACAATACAGCAGCTGCGCCAACCGCCATGGGCATGTAGAGGGTATTCCCTAAACCATAGGCAAAAGCCATTTTAGCAACCGAATAGGTGATGTCACCCTTATGCAAGCCAAGCGTAGATCGCCCATAGTACTCCGCACAAGCGACCATACTTTGATGAAGATGAATCACGCCTTTGGGTCGGCCTGTGCTGCCAGAAGTGTAAAGCCAAAAAGCCGGTTCGTCGCGATAGGTGTCAGCGCAAGATAGCCGTTCGCTAGTTTGCTGGGTGAGTCGAGACACAAATGGATGCTTTCCATCTGTAATCACTACATGGCGCAGAAACTGAGACTGGATAGGGGCCAGTTTCTCCTGCCACTCCTGGGTAGTCAGAAAAATTTTAGCTCGCGAGTCTTGCAGAATATATTGAATATCATCAATGGTGCAAGCCGTATTGATCGGAACCGGTACAGCCCCTAGCCACACAGCACCCCAGAAGGCAAAAACAAATTCCGGAGAATCCGGCAAAAGAATAGCAATTCGATTCTCCCGTTCCAGACCAAAATCGGACAGCAATCCAGCAGTGCGTCGAACAAAGCTGTTCACCTGGGCATAGGTGTAGGTTTCTTCTTGATGGTAAAAGGCCGCTTTCTCGCTGCGTTCCTGCGCCAGATCACCTTCTATGAAGTAAGCTGCAGCATTAAAGACACTAGGCAACCGTTCAGAAATACTGTCCATCTAACTGTCCTTTAACCTCACGGTTTACTGAGCAAGAACATGAACTAACACATGCCCATCCCAATGAAACCAATTCGCTAGCCATTCTTGGACACCAAGCGCTTTTGCTTGAATCTTTGCTTCCCCATGGAGAGAAACGGACAATTCGTCGTGTGCAAGATTTGCTTCAATCTGATTCCAACCAATTCCAGCGAGTCCAGTGCCTAGGGCCTTCCCCACGGCTTCCTTAGCTGCAAAACAAATTGCATAAAACTGGTAAGAATCATTAGCGAATTGACAAATCTCTATCTCCTTGGGAGTAAACAACAGGTTCAACGTTTCGGGATCATATCGATCAACTAAGCTAGCAATTCTATAAACAGGTGTGATATCAATACCGACAGCCTTGATCCCGGCTGTCCACCTATGCTCGGAAAACGAAATTTCAGCGCTTCGTTTTATAAAAGCTGCTATCTCATTTAGGTGCTGCTGATCAAATTGCATTCCTGTCCTCTTCGACTTGCAACTCCCCTAAGAGATCTTCCCCTCAGAGATCTCAAACTTCTCATTGAGAACTGGTAGCCACCGCCGCTTCAATCAAACCACAGACTTGAATCAGCGTCATATCTTGCCGAGATTCAAGCTTTACACTGACCCCTAGCCTACGCTTCAGCCCTAGCGAAACCTCTACTGTCTCCGTAGAGTCAAGCTGCAAATCTTTGTAAAGCAGAGTCTCTTCATGAAGAGACTCTGCTGAAATTCCTAAATCAACAAGTATTGCCTTTAGAACATCCATCACCTCTTGAATATCCATAAATCAAAACGTATTAACAGCCTTTGCATCTGAGCAATGATCAGACATCTTTAAAGCAAATAGCGACTAATTTTGAATGTTGACGAGTAGCTTGACAAAACTCACGCAGCATCTCAGACAGCTCAAATCCGTAGACAAATGCCCTTAATACCAGTGAAAAATACTTCAAGCGCCTTAGATATCAACTTCTAAAACTAATTCAGACCTTTGAAATTCCTGGCGAACAATGCCTCGATCACATTTGAATTTCTATTGCGAGAGCCTTTAAACCTGAACTCACTAAGAGAGTAGTATAGATTGCTCCAGGTTGGCAAGCCTTAAATCGCCTATTTTGCTCAAATTGATGTCAATATGCTCAAAAGCCAGTGGTATAAGACCTCAAAGATAAACTCTCTAGATGCGAATTCCTCTCAACAGGCCTCTGAGCAAAGGTCTCTGAGCAAAGCATGTCAGTCAAAATTTATTATGACGCTTCTCGAGTTTTGAAAAATTTTCAAAACTCACTATGTTTATAGTGCCTTACCATACCTGCACATGTGAGTGCACCTAGCATCGGCCATAAGCCTGGGCGGAGATGGCGTTACTTACCAGCAGCAAGAACTGTTATCCAGGCTCAGCACCCCTATTATAGAGCCAATGTCTTCACAACTGCTGGCTAGTGATTCTATTCAAGGTTTGGTCTAGGGACTGCAGCAGCAGCGATCGCGCAGTATGGATGAAAAAGTGATCGCCAAGAAACATTTGCGTTGAGAAAGCGGCATTAGTTTGCTCTTGCCAGGCTTCCAACATTGCACAACTTACATCTGGATCCTGCAAACCCCCAAAAGTCGTTATGGGGCAATTTAACGGTGACTCTGACTGATAGGTGTAGGTTTCAAGGATTTCAAAGTCTGCTCTAAGGGCTGGTAAGAGCAATTGCATCAACTCTTTATTAGCAAGCACTGCCTCCGGTGTCCCATTCAGGCGTCGCAATTCCTCTATAAACTCAGAATCCGGCAAGGTGTGAATAGGAGGACCTGCATCGGGTATTTGAGGGGCACGGCGACCAGAGACAAACAGGTGCATCGGACTACGAGCATGGATTCGACGGAGGAAACGAGCGACCTCAAAGCTAGTCAGTCCACCCATACTATGCCCAAAGAAAACAAAGGGTTTGTTGAGATAGGGAATGAGAGACTGTGCAATCCCCTCAGCTAGCTGAGCTAGCTGAGTATAGGGAGGCTCATTGAGTCGCATCCCTCTTCCAGGAAGTTCAATGGGGCAGACCTCTATCGTAGAAGGTAATTGTTTGGACCAGTCGCGAAAGCTCAGAGCGCCACCGCCAGCGTAGGGAAAGCAAAATAGTCGCAGACTAGCCTGAGGATTAGGTCTAGGGCAGGTTACCCAGGAATTAGAAGGGGCAAGAATCATGGTTGTCTATCCGATCAACTATGCACAGATAAATATCCTCTTAGCTAGAGGTCACAGCCACCTACCTATCAAGCATTGAGTCATGAATCACTGCGATAAGCAGTTTCTTCCATTTTCTTTCGGAGGCTTAGAGGACGCATATCAGTCCAAACTTCTTTGACATATTCCAGACATTCTGGCTTTAGGCCAGTTTTACCTGTATCACGCCAGCCTAGAGGGTTCTCAAGATATACGGGCCAGATAGAATACTGCTCTTCCTGATTGATGACAACTTTATAAACTGTGTTGTCATCATGATCATCTCGAGCCATAATTGCTTCTCCAGCGAGTAAGTTAATGAACTAGGGTGAAAGTTGAAAGCTAAGATGGCATCGGCGCCAGCCCATCCCTTACCACAACGCCAAAGTTTTACCGTGCTAGGGTATCGGCGGGAGATAATTCTGCTAAGGGCTCAAGATGTCCCTTACCTTTCAGAGTTGCCAAATCAATGTCAGCAATGCATCGTACCTTAACGTAGTTTAGAATCAGTTCACCAACGAGGTGAACCATGCCGCTCTGTCGATCAAAATCAGCCTTACTAAGATCACATGCTTCATGATCAAGACCAACACTCAATTCAGAGCCGCCCTGGGTATCGGTAAACTTGATATGTACATATCCTAAGTCAATCCGTTCCTTCAAAACCGCAGCCTTCTTTTCCGGTCGCAAGCTAGCTTCGACAGAATGTTCCCCTTGTGATAAGCGTTGAACCAGTTCGTTCATGATAACTTCCCTCAATGGTTTGAAGCATGTCAGCAACTAGCTAACTCATCTATGCACCCAGAGCACGTTTTCAGAAGTATCAACTTAAGCTGCGACAGTAAAGCCTAATTAGCGATCTCTCCCAGCTACTTTATGCTCAGACTAGCTGAGGCTCAAGAATAAATTACTGTTGATTATCTGAGCCTGTTGAAGCATCAGCCTTAATAGGTTCACTGACTTTTACAGGTTCGTAAACTGGAACCTCAAACTCCAAGACATCCCGACAGAAGTCCTTCCACTCGGGTGTAACGTTGTCAAAAACGATATTCTCGTCCAAAAAAATACCATCAGTGACAACGTAGTTTTCCTGGAGGTAAAGGAAATCACTCTCAGTGAATTGCCGAGCAATTTCGACTTCTACACCATCAATCTCGTTCTTTTCCTTTCGTGCATTCTCACTGTACTCAGTCCACTGGTTGAATTCACGCAATCGGCTAATCGGATAAGCCTTGCAGTATTTCCCCATTGTTGCCATTAGCACACCCCAACTCAAAGTTGCTGTAGCCTTGAACATCCATTATGTCCTTTAGAATCAGCACTCCTTCACATAATCAGTCAGCTACGCTAACGAAGTCTGAATCGCTGCTATTAATATTGCACCTCCTCTCCCTAATAAGGGAACTTGAAGACAGCAACAACTGAACATCCTATGATTGATGGACAACCTTCAATTTAGTTGCATGAACTGTACTAGACAGCTTCATAATTCAGCATTCAAAAAGCTCTCTGAGACGCGCGAAAAGCTCACTTAATTATGCCTAGACATGACCAGAAGCACCTCCAAATTCTATCAGGAAGTTTTCTCAGCCAGCCATCTTTGCTTTCTAGAGCTAATATTACAACAGGACTTGTGCATATAGCAAGAGATGTCTGTTCAGTGACTAGTCATCATTTATGGCCATAGTCCATGTTTTAGCCGGTGGTAGATGCTAGCCCTATTGAGTTCGCGGGAAACTGCAGGATCCGAGACCCTGACGTTCTTCTCAAAGGCTTTATTAATTGAGAGCCTCAATGAGGTTGCTAGTACGATAAGATAGTACGCTTGTTCATACTACATAGGTGACTTCCGACCTTAAAACGCCTTAAACGCAAGGATACAGGCAAACGGCTATGAACAGGACGCGAAAATGATGATTTTCTCAAAGCATTTGCCGATTAAGATGCAATTGCCCTAGTATTGAATTGCCTGGAAATCTACTTGCAAATGACTCTCAATAGGGCTACTATCTTACCCATAGTTGATTGATAAGCTTGAATTAGGTGGTGAGTGCAATGTCCAGGTTCCTGCGGCGGCCTGCAATGACAACAACTTTAATTAGCTAGCGAGATAGAGATACGTGCAAAAAGTTGTGGCTCTAAGGCCTTGAAAGGTATATGGATACCTACTTCAGATACTGAAGATTTCGGGCTGGTTAGGGTTTCCGTTTGCAGTAGGGCGATGCTCTGAACGGCTTAGAGTCTAATTTTTTGAAACTCATATTTCTTCTGCTACCTTTCGATCAACTGTTAGCCGTCTGTGCTTTGTTCTCAGGAGAATGGTACAGACTGCATGAGAGTTCGGTGAGCATGCTTTCGATCACGCCTTCTGTTCTGCTCCTTTATCGTCTGATGGTCAAAGCTTGCTTCATGTTTTAAGCGCTGTCTATGCATTTTGACCAGCTAGGCACAGCGTCTGATTTATATTTGGAACTTGTTTGGATAGTGTTTGTTTGGTTACAAGACGATGGGGGTTAGTATTTTCCAGATTGGTTCTTGAGCAATCGGTAACTAGAGCAACTTTTCAGACTTAGAGCAGCTGTTGCGAACTTACAAGTTGCATAATTCTTGATTAATCGGAGCTTAGTGAAAATACAATGATAAGGAGAGCTACAGCCAGCGGTGTTAACGCTAGAAGCTACCATAATCTTAGCGGCGCAGATGCCTATTATGAGCGGGGCAATGCTCGCTTTGAGCTAGGCGATAAGCAGGGAGCCCTTGATGATTATAATCGGGCTCTTTGTTTCAGACCTAACGATGCGGATACTTACTACAATCGGGGCAATGCTCGCTTTGAGCTAGGCGATAAGCAGGGGGCCCTTGATGATTACACTCAGGCGCTTGCCTTGGAACCTAGTTTTGTCGAAGCTCATGTCAATCGGGGCAATGCTCACTTTGAGCTGGGGGATAAGCAGGGGGCCCTTGATGATTACACTCAGGCTCTTTGTTTTAGACCTAACGATGCGGATACTTACTACAATCGGGGCAATGCTCGCTTTGAGCTAGGCGATAAGCAGGGAGCCTTTGAAGACTATACTCGGGCGCTTGCCTTGGAACCTAGTTTTGTTGAAGCCTATGTCAATCGGGGCAATGCTTATTTTGAGTTGGGAGATAAGCAGGGAGCTCTTGAGGACTACAGCAAGGCTCTGTATTTCAGACCTAGTGATTCCGTTGCTTACTACAATCGAGCTAGTGTTTACTTTGAGTTGGGCTATGGAGAGAAATCCGTCTGGGATTTAAAGAGAGCAATTTCTCTGAAGTTTCACACTGCTCTGTAGAGAACCTTATTTTAAAATCAGATTTCTTCATACAATACCCATGCTACAGACTAAGCTTTTGAACTTCCAATCCTGCACATTCTATGACTCGAATACAACGCTCAGGATCAGAATCGCCCAAGTAAAGTTTTCTTTTAAGTCTGTGGCCAATAGTTAGGAGCTCTTTGACAGGCAAATAGGGAAAAACCACCGTTTCTCCAGGTTTAGAGAACATCAATAACAGTTGTTCTAAAGTTTTCTCATTGACAGCAGATTCTTCAAGAATCAAGATATTACTTGCTTGTTCAATTAACCAATCATGATCCCAGTCGTCAGAAGTAATCGCTAGAGCAAGGATAGCCGATGGCACATGTTTATAAAATTCTGATGAGGCTGTATCACCACAAAATAGATAATGCTGATCCTGTATAAGATACCAACCGGATTTAGCATTGACAGATATGTTTTCAGGAAAAGCAACTGGCTGCTTCTCGTCTTTGGCCTCTTTAATTGGCTTAGCGCTTGATATCAAACTGATGATTTCAAGTTTTGGCTTAGATAGTTGCGATGATTCGCTTTGAGTAATAGTTTCAGTGTTCTTTTTCTTCGAATCTCTAATGGCTTTTTGAACATTCTTGTGAGTTATCTTTTCACCAGATGAAGCTCGTTTCAAGAATGCGTCTCGAACATCTTGTGAAGTCGACGGTGCTGCTAACAAGTACAGGGCAGAGGCCGCTGCATCAATTTTTGAAAAACTTTCAAAGTCACGAAAAGTCTCATAGACATTGATAAAGTTGTATGCTGTACGTGGAGTCCAATCAAACTCGGCCTTCAACCAAGCAACAAACTGGCCGTACTGAAGGCATGAGCGCACGTTAACGAGTTGCTGACCGATTTTCCAGACGTCTTTTGCAACTCGTCGCAGACATACCTTGATAGTCTTAGCGCTTTCCTGAATAAGGATCCGACTATCGACATCCAAGGATTGATAATCAAAGCTAGTTTGTACCCGAGTCTTCGAAGCCAAGTCACTCATCAATTTATACTATTCGATATCCTATCTGCATAGCTTTGTTAACTTCAAGAAAGCGCCTGAAACTACTTACCCATCAAATATATCACAGTAACACTTCGTTTGTACGTTAGCAAAGTGGTTCAAACCAGTCAGGTGCAATACAAAGCGTTGAGTGAAAGCAGGAGAATCGAGTCAACTCTCCACTGAAGTAAGAGCTCATTGACAAAAGGCTTGTTGCAGAGCCAGACTCACCAGTGATAATGCTCTTGAGAAAGGATCTCATTAGATAATTCCCAAATACCCTACATTAATCATCGCGCTGTACAACGCCTTGACTATTGATGTAAGGAAAGGGCACTGTCCGGTACTCTAAGCCCGGGGTGGCCCAGCCAACCTGTATTCGTAGTGGGTCATCAAGGTATGCAGCCACAGCCAAGCAATGTTGCTGAGTTGAGTTAAGCAATGCAAACTTCCAAGCTTGCGCCGATTCTGGTTCGAATAGCGGATTAAACTGAATTGTCCCAATAGCGTTTAGACTAAATCGAACCTGTCGAAGCGGCATCGACAAACCCTTACCTTGAGCTTTGACGTAGGCCTCCTTCAATGTCCAGAGGTTAAAGAAACGTTGGCTCCAAGCTCGCCCCGCCAACAGATTCAACTCTGCGAGTTCTTCGGGTGCGAAGCTCAACTCCGCGATCGCCGGCAAATCTCCTGTCCGAGCCATACATTCCACGTCTACCCCTACCGCTGCTGACTGGGTAATCGCACAGACAACAAGCCCATCTGTGTGAGACAGATTAAATCGCAGTGGCGGTTGCC
Encoded proteins:
- a CDS encoding 4'-phosphopantetheinyl transferase superfamily protein, which gives rise to MQFDQQHLNEIAAFIKRSAEISFSEHRWTAGIKAVGIDITPVYRIASLVDRYDPETLNLLFTPKEIEICQFANDSYQFYAICFAAKEAVGKALGTGLAGIGWNQIEANLAHDELSVSLHGEAKIQAKALGVQEWLANWFHWDGHVLVHVLAQ
- a CDS encoding acyl carrier protein; the protein is MDIQEVMDVLKAILVDLGISAESLHEETLLYKDLQLDSTETVEVSLGLKRRLGVSVKLESRQDMTLIQVCGLIEAAVATSSQ
- a CDS encoding MbtH family NRPS accessory protein — protein: MARDDHDDNTVYKVVINQEEQYSIWPVYLENPLGWRDTGKTGLKPECLEYVKEVWTDMRPLSLRKKMEETAYRSDS
- a CDS encoding thioesterase, whose translation is MILAPSNSWVTCPRPNPQASLRLFCFPYAGGGALSFRDWSKQLPSTIEVCPIELPGRGMRLNEPPYTQLAQLAEGIAQSLIPYLNKPFVFFGHSMGGLTSFEVARFLRRIHARSPMHLFVSGRRAPQIPDAGPPIHTLPDSEFIEELRRLNGTPEAVLANKELMQLLLPALRADFEILETYTYQSESPLNCPITTFGGLQDPDVSCAMLEAWQEQTNAAFSTQMFLGDHFFIHTARSLLLQSLDQTLNRITSQQL
- a CDS encoding salicylate synthase, whose protein sequence is MVMELKTAIKYDETFVSSQREPTVVLQNLLRAGIFSKYVMYEQKNEVRIAGNELAKVSVSQDTVSLTSVDEFYSEPVSDPFRQVGELLGSLPIENWTAYGYVGFDVAGFYSSYSKAIQQELLYFLIPETELRFTQEGVYIRSARSLDQIRSLLLKDSQLPHYVSTPVEVDFTDREKYQNHIKTLIEAIQKGELHKAIISRPFRLSGDLDLLGTYVVGAKVNNAARSYCLDFGDVRTVGFSPETLVEVYQDRSVVTNPLAGTRPRDEKQQEDKRLRGELFTDAKEVKEHALSVLSAQSEVDSICLPGTVQVFNFMEVKKYRTVQHLSSRVGGVLKPGNTAWDALKALFPGITVSGIDKQQALEWIDRLEAEPRGMYAGCIGWIDSNGTADLAISLRSVYQYGNNVYLNAGAGIVAESVPQKEYMESVNKMNTMLTNLVLKS
- a CDS encoding benzoate-CoA ligase family protein codes for the protein MDSISERLPSVFNAAAYFIEGDLAQERSEKAAFYHQEETYTYAQVNSFVRRTAGLLSDFGLERENRIAILLPDSPEFVFAFWGAVWLGAVPVPINTACTIDDIQYILQDSRAKIFLTTQEWQEKLAPIQSQFLRHVVITDGKHPFVSRLTQQTSERLSCADTYRDEPAFWLYTSGSTGRPKGVIHLHQSMVACAEYYGRSTLGLHKGDITYSVAKMAFAYGLGNTLYMPMAVGAAAVLSDASNAFDIIADIQRYRPTVLFGIPSAYADILALDDISPLDASSLRLCVSAAEQMPKSIWQKWLKRYDQEICEGIGTTEFLHIFLSNRLEECKPGYSGCPVPGYEVQVVDEKGSLCPPGEIGDLQVSGESLMLGYWNRLQETRKAIYGSCMRTGDKYLRDSDGYFRFMGRADDLFKVNGQWISPMEIEDILYQHPQISEVAVAPESNSGEQLTQVVAYVSLKPGQEPSSELEAGIRKFAKQQLPHFKAPKKVHFLENLPRTSTGKVHRKLLRKY
- a CDS encoding 4'-phosphopantetheinyl transferase superfamily protein — protein: MSTYLAWLDEQERSRYDRFRFPQHRHEYLVAHALLRSSLSRYGACEPGEWMFSTNPYGRPEIQEGSGQPPLRFNLSHTDGLVVCAITQSAAVGVDVECMARTGDLPAIAELSFAPEELAELNLLAGRAWSQRFFNLWTLKEAYVKAQGKGLSMPLRQVRFSLNAIGTIQFNPLFEPESAQAWKFALLNSTQQHCLAVAAYLDDPLRIQVGWATPGLEYRTVPFPYINSQGVVQRDD
- a CDS encoding DUF3102 domain-containing protein translates to MSDLASKTRVQTSFDYQSLDVDSRILIQESAKTIKVCLRRVAKDVWKIGQQLVNVRSCLQYGQFVAWLKAEFDWTPRTAYNFINVYETFRDFESFSKIDAAASALYLLAAPSTSQDVRDAFLKRASSGEKITHKNVQKAIRDSKKKNTETITQSESSQLSKPKLEIISLISSAKPIKEAKDEKQPVAFPENISVNAKSGWYLIQDQHYLFCGDTASSEFYKHVPSAILALAITSDDWDHDWLIEQASNILILEESAVNEKTLEQLLLMFSKPGETVVFPYLPVKELLTIGHRLKRKLYLGDSDPERCIRVIECAGLEVQKLSL
- a CDS encoding tetratricopeptide repeat protein, producing the protein MIRRATASGVNARSYHNLSGADAYYERGNARFELGDKQGALDDYNRALCFRPNDADTYYNRGNARFELGDKQGALDDYTQALALEPSFVEAHVNRGNAHFELGDKQGALDDYTQALCFRPNDADTYYNRGNARFELGDKQGAFEDYTRALALEPSFVEAYVNRGNAYFELGDKQGALEDYSKALYFRPSDSVAYYNRASVYFELGYGEKSVWDLKRAISLKFHTAL
- a CDS encoding MbtH domain protein — encoded protein: MNELVQRLSQGEHSVEASLRPEKKAAVLKERIDLGYVHIKFTDTQGGSELSVGLDHEACDLSKADFDRQSGMVHLVGELILNYVKVRCIADIDLATLKGKGHLEPLAELSPADTLAR